In the genome of Saccharomonospora viridis DSM 43017, one region contains:
- a CDS encoding NAD(P)-dependent alcohol dehydrogenase, translated as MIVTAAVARERREPLLIEELELDELRPDEVRVRMVGSGICRTDAVARDGIYPVPMPSVFGHEGSGVVEEVGSRVRNVRVGDHVVLGPSFCGRCEYCRDGEPMYCENAYREMFGCRRRDGTTAFSKNGEKVGSHYFGQSSFATYSNVAENSVVVVDKDAPLELLGPLGCGLMTGAGAVLNEMRPEPGSSIAVFGTGAVGFAALMAAAAASCTTVIGIDVHDSRLELARRLGATHTVNPRTHDLRTELRKITGGRRVNYALDTTGDPAVLRAAADVLGKRGELVAVGAATPGTEVSFEIGNSLLKGWTFKTVVEGSSVPQTFIPRLVSLWKQGRFPFDELVRTYSLQDINQGFADSESGKTVKPVLVY; from the coding sequence ATGATCGTCACCGCTGCTGTCGCCCGCGAACGACGCGAACCGTTGCTCATCGAGGAACTCGAACTCGATGAACTCCGACCCGATGAGGTCCGCGTCCGGATGGTCGGTTCCGGCATCTGTCGCACCGACGCCGTCGCCCGGGACGGGATCTATCCGGTCCCGATGCCCTCGGTCTTCGGGCACGAAGGGTCGGGTGTCGTCGAGGAGGTCGGGTCCCGGGTTCGGAACGTCAGGGTCGGCGACCACGTCGTCCTCGGTCCCTCCTTCTGCGGACGCTGCGAGTACTGCCGCGACGGGGAACCGATGTACTGCGAGAACGCCTACCGGGAGATGTTCGGCTGCCGACGTCGCGACGGCACCACCGCCTTCAGCAAGAACGGCGAGAAAGTGGGTTCCCACTACTTCGGCCAGTCCTCCTTCGCCACGTACTCCAACGTCGCGGAGAACAGTGTCGTCGTCGTGGACAAGGACGCACCGCTGGAATTGCTCGGCCCGCTCGGCTGCGGCCTCATGACCGGCGCGGGAGCCGTCCTCAACGAGATGCGTCCCGAACCCGGATCCTCGATCGCCGTCTTCGGCACCGGCGCGGTCGGCTTCGCCGCGTTGATGGCCGCCGCGGCGGCGTCGTGCACCACCGTCATCGGCATCGACGTCCACGACTCCCGGCTGGAACTCGCCCGCCGGCTCGGTGCGACCCACACCGTCAACCCCCGCACCCACGATCTTCGAACCGAGCTGAGGAAGATCACGGGCGGCAGGCGGGTGAACTACGCGCTGGACACCACCGGTGATCCCGCCGTCCTCCGGGCCGCCGCGGACGTACTCGGCAAACGCGGCGAACTCGTCGCCGTGGGAGCCGCGACACCGGGAACCGAGGTCAGCTTCGAGATCGGCAACTCGCTGCTCAAAGGCTGGACCTTCAAAACCGTCGTCGAAGGCTCCTCGGTGCCACAGACCTTCATCCCCCGCCTGGTGAGCCTGTGGAAACAAGGCAGGTTCCCGTTCGACGAACTCGTCAGGACCTACTCGCTCCAGGACATCAACCAGGGCTTCGCCGACTCCGAGTCAGGAAAGACCGTCAAACCGGTCCTCGTGTACTAG
- a CDS encoding NAD(P)H-dependent flavin oxidoreductase: MVHTKFCDVFGVDYPIVQGGMQWVGCAELTAAVANAGGLGFLTALTQPTPEALVAEIDRCRELTDKPFGVNLTILPAINPPPYAEYRDAIIESGVRIVETAGANPAEHLPAFREAGVKVLHKCTSVRHAVKAQELGVDGISIDGFECAGHPGEDDIGGLVLIPAAAERISVPLIASGGFADARGLVAALALGADGINMGTRFLATREAPVHDNVKRRLVEATELDTELIFRPLRNTARVARNDVSRKVVRILDEGGQFEDVRELVAGVRGREVLRTGNLDDGVWTAGVVQGLIHDIPTVAELIDRIVIGAKGLIEGKLSEVIGK, encoded by the coding sequence ATGGTGCATACCAAATTCTGTGACGTCTTCGGCGTCGACTATCCGATCGTGCAGGGCGGGATGCAATGGGTGGGCTGTGCGGAACTGACCGCGGCCGTGGCGAACGCGGGAGGTCTCGGCTTCCTCACCGCGTTGACACAGCCCACCCCCGAAGCCCTCGTGGCGGAGATCGACCGGTGCCGGGAACTGACGGACAAACCGTTCGGTGTGAACCTGACGATCCTTCCCGCCATCAATCCCCCGCCGTACGCCGAATACCGTGACGCGATCATCGAGTCGGGTGTGCGGATCGTCGAAACCGCCGGGGCGAACCCCGCTGAGCACCTACCCGCGTTCCGCGAGGCCGGGGTGAAGGTGTTGCACAAATGCACGAGCGTGCGACACGCGGTCAAGGCCCAGGAGCTCGGCGTGGACGGCATCTCCATCGACGGCTTCGAATGCGCCGGGCACCCCGGTGAGGACGACATCGGCGGTTTGGTGCTCATCCCGGCGGCCGCCGAGCGGATCAGTGTCCCCCTCATCGCCTCGGGGGGTTTCGCCGACGCGCGGGGCCTCGTCGCCGCGTTGGCGTTGGGGGCGGACGGCATCAACATGGGTACCCGCTTCCTCGCCACCCGGGAAGCGCCGGTGCACGACAACGTCAAACGCAGGCTCGTCGAGGCCACCGAACTCGACACCGAACTCATCTTCCGTCCACTGCGGAACACCGCCCGGGTCGCCCGCAACGACGTCAGCAGAAAGGTCGTGCGCATTCTCGACGAAGGCGGGCAGTTCGAGGACGTCCGGGAGCTTGTGGCGGGCGTACGAGGCCGCGAGGTGCTGCGCACCGGCAACCTCGACGACGGCGTTTGGACGGCGGGCGTCGTGCAGGGTCTCATCCACGACATCCCCACCGTGGCCGAATTGATCGATCGCATCGTCATCGGGGCGAAGGGGTTGATCGAAGGCAAGTTGAGTGAGGTGATCGGAAAGTGA
- a CDS encoding pentapeptide repeat-containing protein — MVSLSHASPGEDLSEQLRRLRADCARCAGLCCVALPFFATSGFPADKDAGTPCHHLDSAFRCRVHAELRQRGLTGCAVFDCFGAGQRITRDTFAGRTWCDDPDRAQDVFAAFNVARQLHEVLWYLVEALNLPAAAELHAELRRVCTRVDTLVGDTPEALSATDVASVRQEVGDLLSRVSELVRDRHGRRCDHRGADLAGARLRGAPLRGATFRGAVLIAADLRDADLRTVDFLGADLRDADLRGADLSGALFLTQPQVNAARGDTATRLPAHLLRPAHWCGPGNTRHGSSGNNNQSAR, encoded by the coding sequence GTGGTGTCGTTGTCACATGCATCCCCCGGTGAGGACCTCTCGGAGCAGCTACGGCGACTCAGGGCGGACTGCGCCCGTTGTGCGGGACTGTGCTGTGTCGCGCTGCCGTTTTTCGCGACCTCGGGCTTCCCCGCCGACAAGGACGCCGGTACGCCCTGTCATCACCTCGACTCGGCGTTCCGCTGCCGAGTCCACGCCGAGCTGCGCCAGCGAGGCCTCACCGGCTGCGCCGTGTTCGACTGTTTCGGAGCCGGTCAACGAATCACGCGGGACACCTTCGCCGGCCGCACCTGGTGCGACGACCCGGACCGGGCTCAAGACGTGTTCGCCGCCTTCAACGTGGCCCGACAGCTGCACGAGGTGCTGTGGTACCTGGTGGAGGCTCTCAACCTGCCGGCCGCGGCGGAGCTGCATGCCGAACTGCGACGGGTGTGCACGCGCGTCGACACACTCGTCGGCGACACCCCCGAGGCACTGAGCGCCACCGACGTGGCCTCCGTCCGACAGGAGGTCGGTGATCTGCTGTCCCGGGTGAGTGAGTTGGTGCGTGATCGACATGGCCGCCGATGCGATCATCGGGGAGCCGATCTCGCCGGGGCGCGGTTGCGGGGCGCACCGCTGCGGGGTGCGACATTCCGCGGAGCCGTCCTCATCGCCGCCGATCTGCGGGACGCCGATCTACGCACGGTCGATTTCCTCGGCGCCGACCTACGGGACGCGGACCTACGAGGCGCCGATCTCTCGGGCGCTCTCTTCCTCACCCAGCCACAGGTGAACGCCGCCCGGGGCGATACGGCGACGCGGCTGCCCGCACACCTACTGCGTCCCGCGCACTGGTGCGGGCCGGGGAACACGCGTCACGGCTCTTCGGGCAACAACAACCAGAGCGCGAGGTAG
- a CDS encoding PspC domain-containing protein yields the protein MASSITTVTRSREDRMIAGVCGGIARRYGWRSRNVRLAFVASCLLPGPQFLIYLALWLLLPEEP from the coding sequence ATGGCCTCATCCATCACCACCGTGACCCGGTCCCGAGAGGACCGCATGATCGCCGGAGTCTGCGGCGGCATAGCGCGCCGCTACGGCTGGCGTTCCAGGAACGTGCGGCTGGCGTTCGTGGCGTCGTGTCTGCTGCCGGGTCCGCAGTTCCTCATCTACCTCGCGCTCTGGTTGTTGTTGCCCGAAGAGCCGTGA
- a CDS encoding methyltransferase domain-containing protein: MRSEGIRSGPAGDGPSDRLRWNARYRRSAPDFTPHPLVAEAFAAGMVDGPVLELACGRSGSALALAEAGRRVVAVDVSDVALQQLATEAKRRGVAARVACVQADLETFVPPRGMFAFVLATRFWDAAVFDAAREAVSPGGLLGWEALALTDEDGSAVTSRFRVRHGTLGAALGPGWEVLLETATGETAGLRPHRSTRVLARALGGDVSPISRAVSAEVGRPLYRRGVDSVVLPGFSLMRRGWDRPTLDAWPHPSPP, translated from the coding sequence ATGAGGAGTGAGGGAATCCGGTCCGGCCCCGCCGGGGACGGGCCGTCCGACCGACTGCGCTGGAACGCCCGCTACCGGCGGAGCGCCCCGGATTTCACCCCCCATCCGCTGGTCGCCGAGGCGTTCGCCGCCGGAATGGTCGACGGGCCGGTACTGGAGTTGGCGTGCGGCCGTTCGGGGAGCGCGCTCGCGTTGGCCGAGGCGGGGCGCCGAGTCGTCGCGGTGGACGTCTCCGACGTGGCGTTGCAGCAGCTCGCCACGGAGGCGAAGCGCCGTGGTGTGGCAGCTCGTGTGGCCTGTGTCCAGGCGGACCTCGAGACGTTCGTCCCCCCACGCGGGATGTTCGCTTTCGTGTTGGCGACTCGTTTCTGGGACGCGGCCGTGTTCGACGCCGCGCGTGAAGCCGTGTCACCCGGAGGGCTGCTCGGCTGGGAGGCGCTCGCCCTGACGGATGAGGACGGGTCGGCGGTGACATCGCGCTTCCGGGTGCGCCACGGCACCCTCGGAGCGGCTCTCGGACCCGGCTGGGAGGTGCTGTTGGAGACCGCCACGGGGGAGACCGCCGGACTGCGGCCCCACAGGTCGACTCGGGTGTTGGCACGCGCGCTCGGAGGTGATGTCTCACCGATTTCTCGCGCCGTCTCGGCCGAGGTGGGGAGGCCGCTGTACCGACGCGGGGTCGATTCCGTGGTTCTTCCAGGGTTTTCCCTGATGCGACGGGGATGGGACCGCCCGACACTGGATGCATGGCCTCATCCATCACCACCGTGA